One segment of Ureibacillus thermophilus DNA contains the following:
- the tnpB gene encoding IS66 family insertion sequence element accessory protein TnpB (TnpB, as the term is used for proteins encoded by IS66 family insertion elements, is considered an accessory protein, since TnpC, encoded by a neighboring gene, is a DDE family transposase.), whose amino-acid sequence MIHDFTKCKNIYIICGHTDMRKGIDGLATLIQDSFELDPYSEAIFLFCGRRKDRYKCLYFDGDGFAMLYKRLDNGKLQWPRNENEVRRLTQQQLRWLLEGLAIHQPKAIQKSKKGVF is encoded by the coding sequence ATGATTCATGATTTTACAAAATGCAAAAATATCTATATCATTTGCGGTCATACAGATATGCGAAAAGGAATCGACGGTCTAGCAACGCTAATTCAGGATTCATTCGAACTCGATCCATACAGCGAGGCAATCTTCTTGTTTTGCGGTCGAAGGAAAGATCGTTATAAATGTTTATACTTTGATGGAGATGGCTTCGCTATGCTTTATAAACGATTGGATAACGGCAAACTCCAATGGCCACGAAATGAAAATGAAGTTCGTCGGCTCACACAACAACAACTTCGTTGGTTACTTGAAGGACTCGCAATTCATCAACCGAAAGCCATACAAAAATCTAAAAAAGGTGTCTTTTAA